Proteins from a genomic interval of Scomber japonicus isolate fScoJap1 chromosome 10, fScoJap1.pri, whole genome shotgun sequence:
- the ggctb gene encoding gamma-glutamylcyclotransferase b — protein MENNHTFLYFAYGSNLLKERLQLKNPSATVHCVARLKDYKLVFGNHEGLASDRWHGGVATIEHSPGDEVWGVVWRMNMSDLESLDSQENVTLGAYSPMELSVKTKGQELNCRTYIMNSCVYAPPSPQYLQVIVMGAEQNGLPKDYQEKLKAIKTNMYEGLLPMMAELEQARRVKKRDNHHSNV, from the exons ATGGAGAATAACCACACCTTCCTGTACTTTGCATATGGCAGCAACCTGCTGAAGGAGCGGCTCCAGCTTAAGAATCCGTCTGCAACAGTACACTGTGTGGCCAGGCTAAAG GACTATAAATTGGTGTTTGGGAACCATGAAGGTCTTGCCAGTGACCGGTGGCATGGAGGTGTGGCCACCATAGAGCACAGTCCAGGAGACGAGGTGTGGGGTGTGGTGTGGAGGATGAACATGTCTGATCTGGAGTCTCTAGACAG tcaagaGAATGTGACATTAGGTGCATACAGTCCCATGGAGCTATCAGTGAAGACAAAAGGCCAGGAACTTAACTGTCGTACTTACATAATGAACAGCTGTGTGTATGCCCCACCATCGCCACAGTACCTACAG GTCATTGTGATGGGAGCAGAGCAAAATGGCTTGCCAAAGGACTACCAGGAGAAGCTGAAAGCAATCAAGACCAACATGTATGAGGGCCTTCTACCTATGATGGCTGAGTTGGAGCAAGCCAGAAGAGTGAAAAAGAGGGACAACCACCATTCTAATGTCTGA